Below is a genomic region from Variovorax sp. J2L1-78.
GTCTCTTCTTCCAGGGCGAATGGCACGACGGGCTGCTGCCGGTGCAGGGTGTCGGCGCCGAAACGCTGGCGCAGTACCGCCGCTTCGCCCAACGCGTCGACGAACTGCAGCACGCCGCCCGTTTCGCGATCCCCTCGCTGCGCGCGCCTTCCACATCGGCATCGCGCGCGCTCGACGCCATGAGCTTCGGCCAGTGGCTCGATGCCGAGGGCCTGGGCGATGCGCACCTGCGCTGGTACCTCGAGTACTGCTGTCGCGACGATTACGGCGCCGGCGTCGCGCAGGTGTCGGCCTGGGCCGGCATCCACTACTTCGCGAGCCGCCACGGGTTTCACGCGCCGGGCGACGACAGCGCGGACCGCGATGCGGTGCTCACCTGGCCCGAAGGCAATGGCTGGCTCACCCAGCGCCTCGCCGCGCCGCTGGGCGAGCGGCTGCGCACCGGCCAGGTCGTCACACGTATCGCCGAGATGCGCGACGGCGTGGAGGTCGATGTGTTCGACACGGCCACGAAGGCGCTCGTGCGCTGGCAGGCCGAGCGCTGCATCGTCGCGCTGCCGGTCTTCATCGCCGCACGCGTGGTGGAGAACCCGCCGGAGCTTCTTCGCCGTGCCGCGGCTGCATTGCATTACGCGCCCTGGCTGGTCGCGAACCTGCACCTCGACGCGCCGCTCGCCGACCGACCTGGCGCCGCGCCGAGCTGGGACAACGTGGTCTACGGCACGCGTGGCCTGGGGTATGTCGACGCCCGTCACCAGACGCTCGACCCGACCCCGCGCGCCACCGTGCTGACCTGGTACCGCCCGCTGGGCCCGAGCGCCTTCGACGGCACCGACGGCCGCCGCCAACTGCTCGACCAGCCCTGGTCCGCCTGGCGCGATGCGCTGCTGGCCGAGCTGTCGGTGCCGCACCCCGACATCGCCGAGCGTGCCACGCGCATCGACATCACGCGCTACGGCCACGCGATGGCGATCCCGACGCCAGGGTTGCGCGCGCAGCTCGGCCACGAGGCCACCGTGGTCGCCGGCCGGCTCGTCTTCGCGCACGCCGATTGGTCGGGCTATTCGATCTTCGAAGAGGCGTTCACGCGCGGGCATCTCGCGGGGAGCCTCTGAGCGCCTGACGGTTAACCCTGGTCAGGCCGACCGCCACCGCGCGAACAGAGCGGTGGCAGCGAC
It encodes:
- a CDS encoding FAD-dependent oxidoreductase, yielding MQRRAFIGSALGAGAFALSGCDASRTIAGGFTGIDVARGHALRDGVQRGATPSSVQRTRVLIAGGGVAGLAAARALRARGVDDFVLLELEDTAGGNSRGGAVEGIACPLGAHYLPVPGDDAHEVQDLLEELGLRRRVAGRWEYDERHLCHSPQERLFFQGEWHDGLLPVQGVGAETLAQYRRFAQRVDELQHAARFAIPSLRAPSTSASRALDAMSFGQWLDAEGLGDAHLRWYLEYCCRDDYGAGVAQVSAWAGIHYFASRHGFHAPGDDSADRDAVLTWPEGNGWLTQRLAAPLGERLRTGQVVTRIAEMRDGVEVDVFDTATKALVRWQAERCIVALPVFIAARVVENPPELLRRAAAALHYAPWLVANLHLDAPLADRPGAAPSWDNVVYGTRGLGYVDARHQTLDPTPRATVLTWYRPLGPSAFDGTDGRRQLLDQPWSAWRDALLAELSVPHPDIAERATRIDITRYGHAMAIPTPGLRAQLGHEATVVAGRLVFAHADWSGYSIFEEAFTRGHLAGSL